A part of Fusobacterium sp. SYSU M8D902 genomic DNA contains:
- the mnmG gene encoding tRNA uridine-5-carboxymethylaminomethyl(34) synthesis enzyme MnmG, which yields MHNFDVIVVGAGHAGCEAALSAARMGANTAIFTITLDNIGVMSCNPSIGGPAKSHLVKEIDALGGEMGRNIDKTFVQIRVLNTKKGPAVRALRAQADKVKYAKEMKKTIENCPNLNAIQGMVTDIVIEDGKAVGVKIREGVEYRAKMVILATGTFMRGLIHVGENHFSGGRMGELSSDDLPLSLERAGIKLGRFKTGTPSRIDARSIDFSKVEEQPGDTELLKFSSRTKDEEVLGREQISCYIAHTNEKVHEIIKSNKDRSPLFNGTIQGTGPRYCPSIEDKVFRYQDKDQHHLFLEREGNETTEIYLGGLSSSLPTDVQEGMIKNVAGLENAHVMRYAYAIEYDYIPPQEIKYSLESRTVENLFLAGQINGTSGYEEAGAQGLMAGINAVRKIQNKEAVVLDRADSYIGTLIDDLVTKGTNEPYRMFTARSEYRLLLREDNADLRLSKIGYEIGLLPEEEYRRVEKKEKDVEEIKEKLATNYVGPSNPRVNEVLEKRGETLLKDGITYFELLRRPTVTFEDVKYIAELGNLELGDYCRDTEYQVEVQVKYSGYIERSMKMIEKHKSLENKKIPADLDYDSLTNIPKEAKDKLKKAKPLNIGQASRISGVSPADIQVLLIYLKARGN from the coding sequence ATGCATAATTTTGATGTCATTGTAGTAGGAGCAGGACATGCAGGTTGTGAAGCTGCTCTAAGTGCAGCAAGAATGGGTGCAAATACTGCAATTTTTACAATAACTTTGGACAATATAGGAGTGATGTCATGTAACCCATCAATAGGTGGACCAGCAAAATCTCACTTAGTTAAGGAGATAGATGCTCTAGGTGGAGAGATGGGAAGAAATATAGATAAAACTTTTGTACAGATCAGAGTTTTGAATACTAAAAAAGGGCCAGCAGTAAGAGCTTTAAGAGCACAAGCTGACAAGGTTAAGTATGCAAAAGAGATGAAGAAAACAATAGAAAACTGCCCTAACCTAAATGCTATACAGGGAATGGTAACAGATATAGTAATTGAAGATGGGAAAGCGGTAGGAGTTAAGATTAGAGAGGGTGTTGAGTATAGAGCTAAGATGGTAATACTAGCCACTGGAACTTTTATGAGAGGACTTATTCACGTGGGAGAGAACCATTTTAGTGGTGGAAGAATGGGAGAGTTATCTTCTGATGATCTACCACTATCTTTAGAAAGAGCTGGAATAAAACTAGGAAGATTCAAGACTGGAACACCATCAAGAATAGATGCTAGAAGTATAGATTTTTCAAAAGTAGAGGAGCAACCTGGGGATACAGAGCTATTAAAATTCTCTAGTAGAACAAAAGATGAAGAGGTATTGGGAAGAGAACAGATCTCTTGCTACATAGCTCATACAAATGAAAAAGTTCATGAAATAATTAAGAGTAACAAGGATAGATCACCGTTATTTAATGGAACAATTCAAGGAACAGGACCTAGATACTGCCCATCAATAGAGGATAAAGTTTTTAGATATCAGGATAAAGATCAACATCATCTTTTCTTAGAGAGAGAGGGAAACGAGACAACTGAGATCTATTTAGGAGGGTTGTCATCTTCATTACCAACAGATGTACAAGAGGGAATGATAAAAAATGTTGCTGGTCTAGAAAATGCACATGTAATGAGATATGCTTATGCAATAGAGTATGATTATATTCCACCACAAGAGATAAAATACTCATTGGAGAGTAGAACAGTTGAGAATCTATTTTTAGCTGGACAGATAAATGGAACTTCTGGATATGAAGAGGCAGGAGCTCAGGGGCTTATGGCTGGAATTAACGCTGTTAGAAAAATTCAAAATAAAGAGGCAGTAGTATTGGATAGAGCAGATTCATATATTGGAACTCTAATTGATGACTTGGTAACTAAGGGAACAAATGAGCCGTATAGAATGTTCACAGCAAGAAGTGAGTATAGATTACTATTGAGAGAGGACAATGCTGATTTAAGACTTTCAAAGATAGGATATGAGATTGGACTACTACCTGAAGAGGAATATAGAAGAGTTGAAAAGAAAGAAAAAGATGTGGAAGAGATAAAAGAGAAGTTAGCAACAAACTATGTTGGACCAAGTAATCCTAGAGTAAATGAGGTACTTGAAAAGAGAGGGGAGACTCTATTAAAAGATGGAATCACTTATTTCGAACTTTTAAGAAGACCAACTGTAACATTTGAAGATGTAAAATATATTGCAGAATTGGGAAATTTAGAGTTAGGTGATTATTGCAGAGATACAGAGTATCAAGTTGAAGTTCAAGTTAAATATTCTGGATATATAGAGAGATCTATGAAGATGATAGAAAAACATAAAAGCTTAGAAAATAAAAAAATACCAGCAGACTTAGATTATGATAGTCTAACAAATATTCCAAAAGAAGCAAAAGATAAATTGAAAAAGGCGAAACCATTAAATATAGGACAAGCCTCAAGAATTTCAGGGGTATCACCTGCAGATATACAAGTGTTGTTGATATATTTAAAAGCGAGAGGTAATTAA
- a CDS encoding MATE family efflux transporter has protein sequence MEKKHQLMGTEKITKLLIQFSLPAIIGMLVNALYNIVDRIYIGNIAKVGHLAIAGVGISFPVVIFVFGFSILIGLGSATNSSLNLGKKRKEEAERYLGTAVFFGFIISVILMVFILWRLDWLIEKLGGSENTTIYAKEYLKILAFGFPAAVVGYVANASIRSDGNPKMAMATLLIGAITNIVLDPIFIFYLNMGVRGAAWATIISQYVSGIWALYYFTSKFSGMKLHMKNFRLDVVKIKNILSLGSAPFAIQMGASIVNYIYNSTLKDYGGDSAIGAMAIVQAVITFMLMPIFGINQGLQPILGYNYGARYYPRVKEAFFKAIFAATVLCVIDFLAIQFLSKYFINIFTQEKELVRIASVGLKIQTFMLPLIGFQIISSIYFQAIGKPKMSFFMSLTRQIIVLVPSIFIMSKLFGVAGIWYAAPVSDFIAAVLTFIFIRLELKHLKELEEKVRGDRENIVEKNS, from the coding sequence ATGGAGAAAAAACATCAATTGATGGGAACGGAAAAGATTACAAAGTTGCTGATACAGTTTTCTTTACCAGCTATAATAGGTATGCTAGTAAATGCTCTGTACAACATTGTAGATAGAATATATATAGGAAATATAGCAAAAGTAGGACACCTAGCTATAGCAGGTGTTGGAATAAGTTTTCCAGTAGTGATTTTTGTATTTGGTTTTTCTATACTGATTGGTTTGGGGTCGGCTACAAACTCATCATTAAACTTGGGAAAAAAGAGAAAAGAGGAAGCTGAAAGATATTTGGGAACTGCAGTGTTTTTTGGTTTTATAATCTCCGTAATATTGATGGTGTTTATTCTATGGAGATTGGATTGGCTGATAGAAAAGTTAGGTGGAAGTGAAAATACAACTATCTATGCCAAAGAGTATCTGAAAATTTTAGCTTTTGGATTTCCTGCAGCAGTGGTTGGATATGTTGCTAACGCTTCTATACGTTCAGATGGAAATCCTAAAATGGCAATGGCAACACTACTTATTGGAGCAATTACTAATATAGTATTGGATCCAATATTTATATTTTATTTGAATATGGGAGTGAGAGGTGCTGCTTGGGCAACAATAATCTCTCAATATGTATCAGGTATATGGGCATTATATTATTTCACTTCAAAATTTAGTGGAATGAAATTACATATGAAAAATTTTAGATTGGATGTAGTTAAAATAAAGAACATTCTATCTTTAGGAAGTGCTCCTTTTGCTATACAGATGGGAGCTAGTATAGTAAACTATATATATAATAGCACATTGAAAGATTATGGTGGAGATAGTGCTATTGGAGCAATGGCAATAGTTCAAGCTGTAATAACATTTATGCTAATGCCTATTTTTGGAATAAATCAAGGATTACAACCTATATTAGGATATAACTATGGGGCAAGATACTATCCCAGAGTAAAAGAGGCTTTTTTCAAGGCTATCTTTGCAGCTACAGTTCTATGTGTTATAGATTTTTTAGCTATTCAATTCTTATCAAAATACTTTATAAATATCTTTACTCAAGAGAAAGAGTTAGTAAGAATAGCTTCAGTTGGGTTGAAAATACAGACTTTTATGTTACCATTAATAGGGTTCCAGATAATCTCATCAATCTATTTCCAAGCTATAGGAAAACCTAAGATGAGTTTTTTCATGAGTTTAACTAGACAGATAATTGTGTTGGTTCCTAGTATATTTATAATGTCTAAATTGTTTGGTGTTGCTGGAATATGGTATGCAGCTCCTGTGTCTGATTTTATTGCTGCAGTATTGACTTTTATATTTATAAGATTGGAGTTAAAGCATCTTAAAGAGTTGGAGGAAAAGGTAAGAGGAGATAGAGAAAATATAGTTGAAAAAAACTCTTAA
- a CDS encoding MarR family transcriptional regulator, producing MENFEIRNTLFSYISRVQHRGAIYIEELLREKGIDNLVYSHIRIIIILSVYKKLSMKEISNLISKDKSTVTSLVNKLERMGYVKKTASTEDKRVIYLTLEEKADEIIETVFQVTKVFHKRVEKILTKEEINQLFCLMEKLVENF from the coding sequence ATGGAAAATTTTGAGATAAGAAATACACTTTTTAGTTATATAAGTAGGGTACAACATCGAGGTGCTATCTATATTGAGGAGTTATTGAGAGAAAAGGGGATAGATAATTTAGTGTATTCCCATATTAGAATCATTATAATATTAAGTGTTTATAAAAAGTTATCAATGAAGGAGATAAGTAATTTAATAAGCAAAGATAAATCAACAGTGACCTCTCTTGTAAATAAGCTAGAGAGAATGGGTTATGTGAAAAAAACTGCTTCTACAGAGGATAAAAGAGTTATATATCTCACTTTGGAAGAAAAAGCTGATGAGATTATAGAAACAGTATTTCAAGTTACAAAAGTTTTTCATAAGAGAGTGGAAAAGATATTAACAAAAGAGGAGATAAACCAACTTTTTTGTTTGATGGAAAAATTAGTTGAAAATTTTTAA
- the rsmG gene encoding 16S rRNA (guanine(527)-N(7))-methyltransferase RsmG, whose product MREFLVNGLKEIGVEYTEKKVDNLLKYLTLLQEYNSHTNLTAVRDEKSMIEKHFLDSLLLQNLLDDSMKTAIDVGTGAGFPGMVLAIFNENIKFTLMDSIGKKTKFLQLVKDELNLENVEVVTSRAEDYISDEKRESYDLGLCRGVSKLSTILEYIIPFLKKDGVFLSQKMEGTGEETEAQNALEILNSEIIEIFNFELPFCKDPRVVIKIEKREKTDKKYPRRSGIPLKRPL is encoded by the coding sequence ATGAGAGAGTTCTTAGTAAATGGATTGAAAGAGATTGGAGTAGAGTATACTGAAAAGAAGGTTGATAATCTTCTAAAGTACCTAACTCTTTTACAAGAGTATAACTCACACACTAATTTAACAGCTGTAAGAGATGAAAAATCTATGATAGAGAAGCATTTTCTAGATTCTTTACTGCTACAAAATCTGTTAGATGACAGTATGAAAACTGCTATTGATGTGGGAACAGGAGCTGGATTTCCAGGAATGGTACTAGCTATTTTTAATGAGAATATAAAATTTACATTGATGGATTCTATTGGAAAGAAGACAAAATTTTTACAATTAGTAAAAGATGAGTTAAATCTTGAAAATGTTGAGGTAGTTACATCAAGAGCTGAAGATTATATAAGTGATGAAAAAAGAGAAAGCTATGATTTAGGGCTTTGTAGAGGGGTGTCAAAGTTAAGTACAATATTAGAATATATAATCCCTTTCTTGAAGAAAGATGGAGTCTTCCTTTCTCAAAAAATGGAGGGAACAGGAGAGGAAACTGAAGCACAAAATGCTTTAGAAATTTTAAACTCTGAAATTATAGAGATATTTAATTTTGAACTTCCATTCTGTAAAGATCCAAGAGTAGTTATAAAGATTGAAAAAAGAGAAAAAACAGATAAAAAATATCCAAGAAGGTCAGGTATACCTTTAAAAAGACCTTTATAG
- a CDS encoding TrkA family potassium uptake protein, with amino-acid sequence MKQYLVIGLGRFGTSVAQTLYESNEEVLAIDTDEEIVQDCISENTVDNAIMLDATDVKSLKEIGAGNYDIAFVCVGEIEPSIMITLNLKELGVKKIIAKAVTKSHGKVLAKIGATKVIYPEEYMGRRVAQLAMEPNLVEHLRFSADFLLLEVKAPSVFWGKSIIELDIRKKYNSNVVGIKKEDQSFNPNPLATTMIEKGDVLLMITDDKTADFFENLK; translated from the coding sequence ATGAAACAATATTTAGTAATAGGATTAGGAAGGTTTGGAACGAGTGTAGCTCAGACGTTATATGAGTCAAATGAAGAGGTACTTGCTATTGATACTGATGAGGAGATAGTACAGGATTGCATAAGTGAAAATACAGTGGACAATGCTATAATGCTTGATGCAACAGATGTGAAGAGCTTAAAAGAGATAGGTGCTGGAAATTATGATATAGCATTTGTATGTGTAGGAGAGATTGAACCGAGTATAATGATAACTCTAAATTTAAAAGAGTTAGGAGTAAAGAAGATAATAGCTAAGGCTGTTACTAAAAGTCATGGAAAAGTACTAGCTAAGATAGGAGCAACTAAGGTAATCTATCCAGAAGAGTATATGGGAAGAAGAGTTGCACAACTTGCAATGGAACCAAATTTAGTTGAGCACTTGAGATTTTCAGCAGACTTTTTACTATTAGAGGTAAAAGCACCATCTGTTTTTTGGGGTAAGAGTATAATTGAATTGGATATTAGAAAGAAATACAATTCCAATGTAGTGGGAATAAAGAAAGAGGATCAGAGTTTTAATCCAAACCCTTTAGCAACAACTATGATTGAAAAGGGAGACGTATTACTTATGATAACTGATGATAAAACAGCAGACTTTTTTGAGAATTTGAAATAA
- the pepT gene encoding peptidase T encodes MITRFLKYVKTATDSNPESEQCPSSEIQWDLAKIIVEDLKELGLEEISLDDNCYIMAKLPANCDDKIPTIGFIAHMDTAPSYNGKGVNPRIVEGYNGGDIVLNEAENIVLSPKDFQHLNDYIGQDLIVTDGKSLLGADDKAGIVEIIEAIKYLKAHPEIKHGDIKIGFTPDEEIGRGADLFDVKKFGCEFAYTVDGGEIGELEYENFNAASAVIKIKGRDIHPGSAKNSMINSIIIAMELNSMLPSDQRPEHTENYEGFFLLDEFTGTVEDTTMTYIIRDHSMAKFNEKKELIKNAVAYLQAKYKDAVIEIEVKDSYYNMREKIEPVMHIIELAKKSMEELEIAPKIRPIRGGTDGARLSFEGLPCPNLFTGGHNFHGKFEYIPIQSMEKARDLIVKIIENTAKL; translated from the coding sequence ATGATAACAAGATTTTTAAAGTATGTAAAGACAGCAACAGATTCAAATCCAGAGAGTGAACAATGTCCAAGTAGTGAGATCCAATGGGATTTAGCTAAGATAATAGTTGAAGATCTAAAGGAGTTGGGATTAGAGGAGATATCATTAGATGACAATTGCTATATTATGGCAAAGTTACCAGCTAATTGTGATGATAAGATTCCAACAATAGGATTTATAGCACATATGGATACAGCACCTAGTTATAATGGAAAGGGTGTAAATCCAAGAATAGTAGAGGGGTATAATGGTGGAGATATAGTATTAAATGAAGCTGAAAACATAGTACTATCACCAAAAGATTTTCAACATTTAAATGATTATATAGGACAGGATCTTATTGTAACTGATGGAAAAAGCTTGTTAGGAGCAGATGATAAAGCTGGAATAGTTGAGATAATAGAAGCTATAAAATATTTAAAAGCTCATCCAGAGATCAAACATGGAGATATTAAGATAGGATTTACACCAGATGAGGAGATAGGAAGAGGAGCAGATCTATTTGATGTTAAAAAATTTGGTTGTGAGTTTGCATATACAGTAGATGGAGGAGAGATAGGAGAGTTGGAGTATGAAAACTTTAATGCTGCCTCTGCTGTGATTAAGATTAAAGGTAGAGATATCCACCCAGGAAGTGCTAAAAACAGTATGATTAACTCTATAATAATAGCTATGGAGTTAAACTCAATGTTACCAAGTGATCAAAGACCAGAGCATACAGAAAACTATGAGGGATTCTTCTTGCTAGATGAATTTACAGGAACAGTTGAGGATACAACAATGACATATATTATAAGAGATCACTCAATGGCTAAATTCAATGAGAAGAAGGAGCTTATAAAAAATGCTGTAGCATATCTTCAAGCTAAATATAAGGATGCAGTAATTGAGATAGAGGTAAAAGATAGTTACTACAATATGAGAGAGAAGATAGAACCTGTGATGCATATTATTGAACTTGCAAAAAAATCAATGGAAGAGTTGGAGATAGCTCCTAAGATAAGACCAATAAGAGGTGGAACAGATGGAGCAAGATTATCATTTGAAGGGTTACCATGTCCAAATCTATTTACAGGTGGTCATAACTTCCATGGAAAATTTGAGTATATTCCAATACAATCAATGGAAAAAGCTAGAGATCTAATAGTAAAAATTATAGAAAATACAGCAAAATTATAA
- a CDS encoding TrkH family potassium uptake protein yields the protein MNIQETKEYLKKLSPSRKLILGFLLAILIGTILLMMPFSLNEGESLSFISSLFTIVSAICVTGLTVVDTATVFSPIGTTIIIFFIQLGGLGVMTFSSILFLATGKKMTFHERELLKEERNADNSGEIADFIKKLLFIVFTIESIGAIILTMEFMDQMSFWKALYFGVFHSISAFCNAGFALFSNNLEGFKSNVTVNLTIGYLITLGGIGFAVITSFVAVIRNGIDRFNLTSKMAILISIMLTFGGMILFLLLEYSNPDTLGDLNFIQKILASYFQSVTLRTAGFNTIPLGNLRDATIFISCILMFIGASPGSTGGGIKTTTFGIIMFYVIGIVKKKENIEVFNRRIDWEILNRALAILVIGITYVAFIITCILVVESFPMEQVVFEVISAFGTVGLTLGITPYLSVFSKILIIITMFVGRLGPLTFALAIGESKNKAISKYPKENILVG from the coding sequence ATGAATATACAGGAAACAAAGGAGTATTTAAAAAAACTTTCTCCTTCAAGAAAGTTGATACTTGGTTTTTTATTGGCAATATTGATAGGAACCATTCTATTGATGATGCCTTTTTCATTGAATGAAGGTGAGAGCCTGAGTTTTATATCATCACTATTTACAATTGTTTCAGCTATATGTGTAACAGGGCTTACAGTAGTTGATACAGCTACAGTATTCTCTCCAATAGGGACTACTATTATCATATTCTTTATACAACTGGGTGGATTGGGAGTTATGACTTTTTCCTCTATACTATTTTTAGCTACTGGAAAGAAGATGACATTTCATGAGAGAGAGTTGTTAAAAGAGGAGAGAAATGCTGATAACAGTGGAGAGATAGCAGACTTTATAAAGAAATTATTATTTATAGTTTTTACAATAGAGAGTATTGGAGCTATAATATTGACAATGGAATTTATGGATCAGATGAGTTTTTGGAAGGCGTTGTATTTTGGAGTTTTCCATTCGATTTCAGCCTTTTGTAATGCTGGATTTGCCCTATTTTCTAATAACTTAGAGGGATTTAAATCCAATGTTACTGTAAACTTAACTATAGGATATTTGATTACACTGGGAGGAATTGGATTTGCAGTAATTACCTCATTTGTTGCAGTAATTAGAAATGGAATAGATAGATTTAATCTGACTTCAAAAATGGCTATATTGATATCAATAATGCTAACTTTTGGTGGAATGATACTATTTTTATTGTTAGAATATTCCAATCCAGATACCTTAGGAGATCTGAATTTTATACAGAAAATATTAGCTTCATACTTCCAAAGTGTAACTTTGAGAACAGCAGGATTTAATACAATTCCACTTGGAAATTTAAGAGATGCAACTATTTTTATAAGTTGTATTCTAATGTTTATAGGAGCTTCACCAGGATCAACAGGTGGAGGTATAAAGACTACAACTTTTGGAATAATTATGTTCTATGTGATTGGTATAGTAAAGAAAAAAGAGAATATAGAGGTATTTAATAGAAGAATAGATTGGGAGATTTTGAACAGGGCCTTAGCAATACTTGTAATAGGAATTACATATGTGGCATTTATCATCACTTGTATCTTGGTTGTGGAGAGTTTTCCAATGGAACAAGTTGTATTTGAGGTAATTTCAGCTTTTGGAACAGTTGGGTTAACTTTAGGAATCACACCATATTTGAGTGTTTTCTCAAAAATTCTAATAATTATCACAATGTTTGTAGGAAGATTGGGACCACTTACTTTTGCTTTGGCAATAGGTGAGAGTAAAAATAAAGCTATATCAAAATACCCGAAAGAGAATATATTAGTAGGATAA
- a CDS encoding outer membrane protein assembly factor → MRKRIAGLLIFVLSIFSFADVTNYQVTKVEIINNREIPYEVILGSMKSKEGQKYITEDMISDYKSIKDLEYVDDVSIYPTVYDNGIKLTVDVTEKKDTKKLLESKGIIPLSEREKVDKSIVVSEIDIIGNTHVPTKEIRAMIPVQAGGYFSKNKVIEGHKNLIESGYFRDVMPDVVKSGKGVKVIYHVLENPIINGVNIIGNTVYSTDELMEVIKTEPGKIFNINTIRGDRDRIIQKYQDAGYVLAEVTDIGLNANLELEIYLSEGIVRNIEFKKMVTKQKGARRKATDDVLKTKSYVVERELEFHENEIFNSKKYDDTVQNLMRLGHFKNVKYEARNIPGDPDGKNIVLLLDEERTAILQGAISYGSEIGLLGTISIKDTNWKGKGQELGFTFEKSDEDYSSFSINFYDPWIKGTDRISWGWSIYKNTYEDDDSAIFNEIDTIGAKFNIGKGLSKNVRLSLGTKVEYVEETSDKDQFIERNGVTEWRSYPGREAKGLDDKYVIWSIFPSITYDTRNHFWNPTAGEYGKLQLEVGYANGYEGDVFGNITLELRKYHRGFFKKNTFAYRAVTGIMTDTTKEGQRFWVGGGSTLRGYDGGFYKGTKKLVGTIENRTQFNDILGFVVFFDAGRAWDYEGRDLSYQHDDKFANDVAMAAGVGLRVNTPIGPLRFDFGWPIGNDDASGMEFYFNMGQSF, encoded by the coding sequence ATGAGAAAAAGAATAGCTGGACTACTGATCTTTGTATTAAGTATTTTCTCCTTTGCTGATGTTACTAACTATCAAGTAACAAAGGTGGAGATAATAAATAATAGAGAGATTCCTTACGAAGTAATACTGGGGAGTATGAAGTCAAAAGAGGGGCAAAAATACATAACAGAGGATATGATATCAGACTATAAATCAATTAAAGATTTAGAGTATGTAGATGATGTATCTATATATCCAACTGTCTATGACAATGGTATTAAGCTTACTGTTGATGTAACAGAAAAGAAGGATACTAAAAAATTATTGGAGTCAAAAGGGATAATTCCTCTATCAGAGAGAGAAAAAGTAGATAAGAGTATAGTTGTATCAGAGATTGATATAATAGGAAATACTCATGTACCAACTAAAGAGATAAGAGCTATGATTCCTGTTCAAGCTGGTGGATATTTTTCAAAGAATAAGGTTATAGAGGGACATAAAAACCTTATTGAGAGCGGATATTTTAGAGATGTAATGCCAGATGTTGTAAAATCAGGAAAGGGTGTAAAAGTAATATACCACGTTCTTGAAAATCCAATCATAAATGGAGTTAATATAATAGGAAACACAGTTTATTCTACAGATGAACTTATGGAAGTAATCAAAACTGAACCTGGAAAGATATTTAACATCAACACAATCAGAGGGGACAGAGATAGAATAATCCAAAAATATCAAGATGCTGGTTATGTTCTTGCTGAAGTTACAGATATTGGGCTTAATGCAAACCTTGAACTTGAAATTTATTTAAGTGAAGGTATAGTTAGAAATATCGAGTTTAAAAAGATGGTAACAAAACAAAAAGGAGCTAGAAGAAAGGCTACTGATGATGTTTTAAAGACAAAATCATATGTAGTTGAAAGAGAGTTAGAGTTCCATGAAAATGAGATATTCAACTCTAAAAAATATGATGATACAGTACAAAATCTAATGAGATTAGGACATTTTAAAAATGTTAAATATGAAGCTAGAAATATACCTGGAGATCCAGATGGAAAAAATATAGTCCTTTTATTGGATGAAGAGAGAACTGCAATACTTCAAGGAGCTATATCTTATGGTTCTGAGATTGGACTATTGGGAACAATTTCAATAAAAGATACTAACTGGAAAGGAAAAGGACAAGAGTTAGGATTTACATTTGAAAAATCAGATGAAGATTACTCAAGTTTCTCAATAAATTTCTATGATCCTTGGATAAAAGGAACTGATAGAATATCTTGGGGATGGAGCATCTATAAGAATACTTATGAAGATGATGATAGTGCAATATTCAATGAGATAGATACTATTGGAGCTAAATTTAACATAGGAAAAGGATTGAGCAAAAATGTTAGATTGAGCTTAGGAACAAAAGTTGAGTATGTAGAAGAGACTTCTGATAAAGATCAGTTTATAGAGAGAAATGGAGTAACTGAATGGAGAAGTTACCCTGGAAGAGAAGCTAAGGGTCTAGATGATAAATATGTTATCTGGAGTATATTCCCTTCAATAACTTATGATACAAGAAATCATTTCTGGAATCCAACTGCTGGAGAGTATGGAAAATTACAACTAGAAGTGGGATATGCTAATGGTTATGAGGGAGATGTTTTTGGAAACATAACACTTGAACTTAGAAAATACCACAGAGGATTCTTCAAGAAAAATACCTTTGCTTATAGAGCAGTAACTGGAATAATGACAGACACTACTAAAGAGGGTCAAAGATTCTGGGTAGGTGGAGGAAGCACACTTAGAGGATATGACGGTGGATTCTACAAAGGAACAAAAAAATTAGTAGGAACTATAGAGAATAGAACACAATTTAATGATATTTTAGGATTTGTTGTTTTCTTTGATGCTGGAAGAGCTTGGGATTATGAAGGAAGAGACCTATCATATCAACATGATGATAAATTTGCAAATGATGTAGCTATGGCAGCAGGAGTAGGACTTAGAGTAAATACACCAATAGGTCCATTAAGATTTGACTTTGGATGGCCAATAGGTAATGATGATGCTAGTGGAATGGAATTCTATTTCAATATGGGTCAATCATTCTAA